ATCGGAATATTCCTTCTGGGGTTCGATATGCTTTCTAATATCCTCCTGCCTGGCCTCAATCTCCTTCATGACCTGCTCAATGCTGTACCCGCGTCTCCCGGCATCTCTCTGGATCTTCCATGCCCGCTTCAGCTCCTCATCCGGGTCCAGATACACCTTCAGGTCAAAGACATCCCTGAGCTCCTGGGTAAAAAATGGGAACAGGCCGCCGATGATGACAATCTGCTTTGGCTCAACCTCCTCGGGTTCTGCGAAGCAGCCGGTTGAATGATCATACACCGGCTTAATGATCTTTTCGCCGTTCTTGAGCTGCCAGGCATGCTTGCCCATTAAGGCCATGTTGTTGGCCGCCGGATGCAGGGCGGTAAGCCCATAGGTCTTGCGCTGAGCGCGGTCGAACGTGTGGTAATCATCAAGATTGATGTTGGTAATCTTCTCGGCACCGAAGATTTTGTAGATGCCGCCAACAAACGTGGACTTCCCGGTCCCACTATCTCCGCCGATACCGAGCAGAAGCGGGGTGATCTTCGCCATCTGAATCACCTCCCTTTACCTGACTTGCATTGATGACGGAACAATGTTGTGGCGTTTGGGCTGGTCAATAACGATCTCGCCGCCACTTCACAGTTGAAGATGCTACCATCCGTTTTACTGTACGGCGATAGTCGTATTGCCACCCCGTTTCCGACCTCGCGCGGACGGAATTCTACCACTTGCCCCTATTATCTGTCTAGCGGTTGTTTTAAAATGAAGAGTAAATCTGACTTGACATCCGGTGAGGCGGTGCGATAGCTTCCAGGTAGCCACATGAGGGTACTATGTGAGGAGACATCATGGCTACGTTTCGCATCAGGGTCGACCACGAAAATCTCAAATTCAGCTCGGGCCACTTCGTGCTCTTCGGTAATGGCAAGTGTGAGTCCCTTCACGGCCACAACTACAGAGCATGGGTGGAGCTGGAGGGGGCGCTTCAGCCGAGTGACTACGTCCTCGATTTCCTCTGTGTCAAGCCGCTCATGAAAGAGATCTGCGAGTTGCTGGACCACAAGGTCATGCTGCCGACTGAGAATGCCGACTTGAAGATTGAGCAAGGCGATTCGGTGGTCGGGGTGACCTATGGCAAAAAGCAGTACAGTTTTCCGGCGGAAGATGTGCTGCTGCTTCCGATCCACAACACCAGCGCGGAGCTGTTGGCCAGGTATATCTGCGGGGTATTGCGGGAAGAGATCAAGAGCCGATACGGAGGCAACGGTGTGACCGCAATCAGGGTTGGCGTGCAGGAATCGTTCGGGCAGGAGGCCTGGTACGAGGAGGCCTTCTAAGCCTCTGCCTCCACGCGGATCAGATCGCGGCGTGTGATGGCGCCGTCGTGCAGCGCGGTGGCCAGCAGTACCCCTGAGGCGCCAGCGCGCTGCAGCCGCACAAGCTCTGTAGCCGATGCAATCCCGCCACCCACGATGAATCTCATGCCGGGCGCAGCCGCCGTGGCCCCGCTGAGCAATTCTGTGTCTGCCCCGCCGCCCGTACCGATCCTGTCCATTTTCAAAAAGATCGCCTCACGAAATCCGAGTGACAGTAGGCGCGTCGCTACCACGCACGGGTCGCTCGATTCGGTTGAGGGGTCTCGCCAGATGACAGCCCGATCCTTGAGGTCGATACTAAAGAGCGCTCTTCCAGTTCCTAGTACGGCGAGGAGCCGCGAGGCCGCGTCAAGATCCACCAGTGATTCCGACGCAATAACCACCTTCTTGACGCCACGGTCGAGCAGCGACTTCGCCTGCTCGATGCTGCGAATGCCGGCATCAACAAGGAGTTTAACCTGTGGCTGAGAGGCGGCCATCTTGTCGATGATAGCGAGATTCTCGCCTTTTCCCATGATGGCATCCAGATCGGCAATGTACACCATTTTACTCTCGAGGATGTCACGGTACGCCCCCAGGAGGGCGACGGGATCGGCTCCTTGCAGCAGAACACTCTGGATCGGTCTGTACGCCATCCGCTCTCCGCGGCGGGCATGGACCGCGATCCCTCGCATGATATCGATAACGGGTATGACCTGTATGGCAGTAATCGCTGCTTCTCCACGATGAAGATCGTTGTGCACGAATCTATCACAGCAGGAGGGCTGAGTGGAAGTCGAGTTGCCCCAACGCTGCTGGCGGAAGGACAAATGATGCTTGAGGCGCTTCTTACCGATCTGCTTCCGCTGGAAGCACATCAACTTTCAGTACAGATCGATCGGAGGTACCTTCCTCAGTTCCCTGTCCACCCGAGACTTCAGGTTGTTGACAGCGGAAATAACTACTATCAATGCCTTGCACAGATGGTCGGGGAGGCGGACGCCGCGCTTCTGATAGCCCCAGAGACAGGCGGCCTGCTCGAATCGATCACAGGGATGGTCGAGGCCTGCGGCAAGTCAGTGTTGGGTTCCAGTACTGCCGGCATCAAAGCTGCCGGCGACAAGATGCAGACATACCGACTGTTGAAGGCGTACGGCATCCCCACCCCCAGGACGCTCCGCCTTCAGCCCGCTGACGACCCGGCGTCGATTGGCCGGGAGCTTGGCTACCCTGTGGTGGTCAAACCGATTGACGGGGTGGGATGCCACGGCGTATGCGTCGCAAGACGACAATCGGAATTGGAGCGGACGGTTGCGGCAGCCAGGCAGAAGGGCCGGGGCGCAACGCTCCTCGCGCAAGCCTACATCGACGGCGTTGCCGCCAGCGTCTCGCTCCTCACCGACGGTAGCCGGTCTTGTCCTCTGACCTTGAACCTCCAGGAGATCAGAGGACGGAGCAGGCTCAGGTATCACGGGGGAAGCGTCCCTTTTGATCATCCGCTCCGTGCCTTGGCGTTCCGTCGGGCCGAGGAGGTGGTGCGGGCAATCCCGGGCCTCAAGGGGTACGTCGGGATCGATCTGGTCCTGACCGACCACGACGCGGTGGTCATCGAGGTGAATCCTCGCATCACAACCTCGTATGTCGGGGTCAGAAAGATCCTTCGGCAGAATCCGGCTGCCCTGATTCTTGACGCGGTGGCAGGCACCCTTCCGGATCCCGCCGCGATCCAAATCGTCGGGTCAGTGCGGTTTACCACTCGCTCCTGTGACGTGAGATCTCTGGGGAGCCGGCAATGATTCGGGTGATCGGATGGGATATCGGCGGCGCGAACGTGAAGGCCGCCCGCCTCCTGTTCACTGACGGGCACGCCGAGAGCGGGCGCGCGGTTCGCCGCTATTTTGAGCTGTGGAATGGCAGAGACCGCCTCCGGCCACTCTTGCAGGAGATCTACAGCGATCTGGGTTCAGCCGATGCGATGGTGCTGACGATGACCGGGGAGCTCTGCGATGCGTTCGACGAGAGGGCCGAAGGAATATCATATATCATCAATACGGTGAGAGAAGCGGCCCCTGCAATCCCGCTGTACGCCGTCGATCTCGAGGGCCGGCTCGTTCGCTTGGACCGGGAAGAGGCAGACCTCCTCACGATTGCGGCGACGAATTGGATCGCCGAGGCGTTAGTCCTGGCGAGTCGACAACCGGACTGCCTGATGGTGGATATCGGCAGTACCACCACCGATCTGATCCCGATCCTGAACGGAAAGCTCGCCGCCCAAGGCAAGCGGGACATCGAGCGGTTGGCGCGGGGGGAGCTGATCTATACGGGCGCACTCCGTACGCCTGTTGCGGCCATCGTGTCCCAGATCCCGGTGCGAGGGACAATATGTCGCATTGCGGCCGAATACTTCGCCATTTCGGCGGACGTCTATCTGGCATTGGAGAGGCTTCAGCCGGAGGACTACACCTGCGCGACTCCTGACGGCCGCGAGAAAACGAAAGAGGGGGCGCTCCGTCGCCTGGCCAGGGTGGCCTGCGAGGACAGCAAGAATCTCACGGCAGGAGAGCTTCACGCCCTGGCCGCCTACATCGCCGAGCAGCAGTTCCAACAGATTACGGAGGGGATGTTTCAGGTTCTCTCCAGGTCCGAGAACGGCCTCCATCTCCCTGTGGTGCCGGTAGGGGTCGGCACCTTCCTGGGGGAGACCTGCGCAAGGCGGCTGAACCTTACGACGTGTGACCCTCCGGCATTAACCGAGTGCGGATCTGTAGCACTGAGCCCATGCGCGGCGGCTGCCTACCTCTTAGGGGAAACGCTCTCTCATGAATAGGCATTCAACGCGGGGCTGACCCACCGGGCGAAGCCCAGTCGGTGTCGCGCCGCTGGTTGGAATCTGATTTATTGACTTAATTTTGCACTGGCAAGCCGATTAAGACTGACACCGAACTCGGCAGCCTGTATAGCGAGTTTTTGATGAACCTGGGGAGGGACACGCACCATGAATTTGCCACTAAAATGACGGGACGAGATTGGTTCGGGTATGTCCTCACCTTTCTTATGCATGTCCCTCATGACTTCGTCAACCACTTTACGAATGCCTTTTAGCGCTGATTCCGGTGTTTTTGCCAGCCAACTAAGGCTGGGAAATTCAGCACAGAGACCAGCATACTCATTGTCGTCTTCAGACCATGTGACCCGGTAGGTGAATTTATCTTTTTTCATGGGGATGATCTACCTCCAATCTTTCTATTGCAAGAAGAACCTGTTTAACCTGGTACGCTTTGGCTTTCCCATTATCATTTTGAATATTTATCCTTGGATCGCCCTGCCACGGAGTTTTGTAAATCCGATGACTGCTCCCCCCTTGACGAGGTTCGCCAAAATAATGATCGCATACTTGGCTTAACCTACTGAATCGGACATCTCGCGGATTCTGACGCATATGAGAGAGCACGTCTTCTATTCTACTCATGACTCTATAGTATCATTAGTGATATCATTGTCAAGTGCTATTGGGGGGTCGGGTATGTGGAAGGGATGAAGGGCTGCTTTAGAGTGTAGCGAAAGAGTGATCAGGCGAACCGCATGGCGGCTGAACCTTCCAACGTGTGAGCCTCGGGTATTGACTGATAGCGAATCGGTCGCGCTGAGCCCATGCGCTGCCGCGGCCTATCTGTTGGAAGAGGCGCTCTCGCATAACTAGGCGTCCAACCTGGCAATAAGCTGTGGGCGCCCGGCAGCAGCAAGCGCTGATTAGGCCGCGCCTACCTCTCGGGACGTGTGCCCACCCAAACCCGGTCGATCCGGGTCTCCGGCTTCAAATTGCACCCAGACAGCGCTGCCTACACTGGGCTGAGCACGAGACTTTGGGGGCACACAGGGCTCCGCCCAGAACGTGGCAGTGCCGAGGACTTCGGGCACCTGAACCTGAACTCGTCGCCGGTTCGTCGGATCAAGAGCATTGATTACCACTGCACGATAGATCCCGTAGAAGCTTGACATCGCTTGTCCCTGAGGTGCTCGCGCCTGTCCAAGTCTTGCTCGCGTCGGCCTAACGCGGGGCTGAGCCGCCGCGAAGCGGTCGGTTTCGTGCCCATGGTTTTCCCGGAGCGGAGCAAAAGGAGAACCAGGTATTAAATGGACGGATAAGTACAGCACGGATTGTTAGACACGGTCAAGATGAAACAATAGCTTGACGTAAACTATAGGGTTTCATTACAGCCAACAAATGGCTAATATGCAATTCACGGAGTATCCAACGTGAAATACCTGATATGCGGTCCGCGGATGAAGCGTTGAAAGCTGAATGCTGACCGCCGAAAGCTGATTGCTGAGAGCTGAATATGAAGATCGACGTCGTTATCAAGGTGGGCGGGAGCCTTGGCCGGTGGGGCGGGCTGGGAAAGCTGCTCGATTCTATCGCGCAGTGGAAGGGCGCCACCAAGGTGTTGGTGATTCCGGGTGGCGGCGTATTTGCCGATCTGGTTCGAGCAGAGTATCGCAGAGTGCGACTCACCGATCACGCCGCGCACCGGATGGCTATCCTGGCGATGGATCAGTACGGTCTTGAGCTATGCGACCTCGCCTCACGGGCTGCGCCGGCCTCCAGCTTGAATCAGGTCATGGAGGTAATCCGGAGCGGCCGGCTTCCGGTCTACCTCCCGTCACGATCCCTCGCTCGTCATGATCCCTTCACGCATTCCTGGGGTGTCACCTCGGATTCGATCGCCGCCTATATCGCTGGACGTGTCGGGGCTGATGCCCTGC
Above is a window of Candidatus Methylomirabilis sp. DNA encoding:
- a CDS encoding toxin-antitoxin system HicB family antitoxin, which translates into the protein MKKDKFTYRVTWSEDDNEYAGLCAEFPSLSWLAKTPESALKGIRKVVDEVMRDMHKKGEDIPEPISSRHFSGKFMVRVPPQVHQKLAIQAAEFGVSLNRLASAKLSQ
- a CDS encoding hydantoinase/oxoprolinase family protein; this translates as MIRVIGWDIGGANVKAARLLFTDGHAESGRAVRRYFELWNGRDRLRPLLQEIYSDLGSADAMVLTMTGELCDAFDERAEGISYIINTVREAAPAIPLYAVDLEGRLVRLDREEADLLTIAATNWIAEALVLASRQPDCLMVDIGSTTTDLIPILNGKLAAQGKRDIERLARGELIYTGALRTPVAAIVSQIPVRGTICRIAAEYFAISADVYLALERLQPEDYTCATPDGREKTKEGALRRLARVACEDSKNLTAGELHALAAYIAEQQFQQITEGMFQVLSRSENGLHLPVVPVGVGTFLGETCARRLNLTTCDPPALTECGSVALSPCAAAAYLLGETLSHE
- a CDS encoding phosphoribulokinase, coding for MAKITPLLLGIGGDSGTGKSTFVGGIYKIFGAEKITNINLDDYHTFDRAQRKTYGLTALHPAANNMALMGKHAWQLKNGEKIIKPVYDHSTGCFAEPEEVEPKQIVIIGGLFPFFTQELRDVFDLKVYLDPDEELKRAWKIQRDAGRRGYSIEQVMKEIEARQEDIRKHIEPQKEYSDLIIRFYPPDDSSNLQDNAHLNVRLFLSRNLPKTGLDELLKEAMGRKTRRAVRLVDEDYYGQPFHTLEIDGSIHPQTAAGLEQRIWAHLLSPMKLIQDLAPDQLGSFAEGDASGHSDPLVLVQLLAIYYLLQAREARQTAPQEGLAEMAEG
- a CDS encoding HisA/HisF-related TIM barrel protein — its product is MRGIAVHARRGERMAYRPIQSVLLQGADPVALLGAYRDILESKMVYIADLDAIMGKGENLAIIDKMAASQPQVKLLVDAGIRSIEQAKSLLDRGVKKVVIASESLVDLDAASRLLAVLGTGRALFSIDLKDRAVIWRDPSTESSDPCVVATRLLSLGFREAIFLKMDRIGTGGGADTELLSGATAAAPGMRFIVGGGIASATELVRLQRAGASGVLLATALHDGAITRRDLIRVEAEA
- a CDS encoding ATP-grasp domain-containing protein — encoded protein: MDRDPSHDIDNGYDLYGSNRCFSTMKIVVHESITAGGLSGSRVAPTLLAEGQMMLEALLTDLLPLEAHQLSVQIDRRYLPQFPVHPRLQVVDSGNNYYQCLAQMVGEADAALLIAPETGGLLESITGMVEACGKSVLGSSTAGIKAAGDKMQTYRLLKAYGIPTPRTLRLQPADDPASIGRELGYPVVVKPIDGVGCHGVCVARRQSELERTVAAARQKGRGATLLAQAYIDGVAASVSLLTDGSRSCPLTLNLQEIRGRSRLRYHGGSVPFDHPLRALAFRRAEEVVRAIPGLKGYVGIDLVLTDHDAVVIEVNPRITTSYVGVRKILRQNPAALILDAVAGTLPDPAAIQIVGSVRFTTRSCDVRSLGSRQ
- a CDS encoding 6-carboxytetrahydropterin synthase gives rise to the protein MATFRIRVDHENLKFSSGHFVLFGNGKCESLHGHNYRAWVELEGALQPSDYVLDFLCVKPLMKEICELLDHKVMLPTENADLKIEQGDSVVGVTYGKKQYSFPAEDVLLLPIHNTSAELLARYICGVLREEIKSRYGGNGVTAIRVGVQESFGQEAWYEEAF